One genomic region from Prevotella sp. Rep29 encodes:
- a CDS encoding RluA family pseudouridine synthase, with the protein MTMFHPIVPSAPLPETMNNPFGYETSPVCEQAAREVMAHLSASPQWKEEIENGKMFGVLVVKNEKGETGFLAAYSGQIGGRSDWDWFVPAVFDYLQEDGYFKTHEREISSVNDRICELENDEQRLALMRQIEQMKVAGNEEAKAFKKAMKEAKVARDLRRYTADPDELIQESQYQKAEYRRLKKRLQKEISVFEKELAKADEEISRLKTMRREQSDALQQWLFSHFEMLNVYGEKRDLLAIFADFNGKIPPSGAGECCAPKLLQCAFSNHLQPICMAEFWYGASPKAEIRHHGNFYPACRGKCLPILSYMLDKNFAVEETLITRKLTWRSKILSAVKTVLLFPFPSLRHKLFPIMFQYEDDYIVVVRKPNGLLTTPSDTKKRSVYSLMRERYPYWDTPLTVHRLDMATSGLLILGKTRQTCIALQRQFENRTVEKRYVAIVEGDVPQQRGTISLPLRRNVLDRPRQIVDYENGKAALTEYEVLLRKNGRTRLALYPRTGRTHQLRVHCAHRDGLGCPILGDDLYGHKADRLYLHAEYIAFDHPVTGERMTFEWLAEF; encoded by the coding sequence ATGACGATGTTTCACCCCATAGTGCCAAGCGCTCCGTTGCCCGAAACGATGAACAATCCCTTCGGGTATGAGACGTCTCCTGTCTGCGAACAGGCTGCCCGGGAAGTGATGGCGCATCTTTCCGCCTCTCCCCAGTGGAAAGAGGAGATAGAGAACGGGAAGATGTTTGGCGTGTTGGTGGTGAAAAACGAAAAAGGAGAGACGGGCTTCTTGGCTGCTTATAGCGGGCAGATTGGCGGGCGGAGCGACTGGGATTGGTTTGTTCCGGCAGTCTTCGACTATCTTCAGGAGGATGGCTATTTCAAGACGCATGAGCGAGAGATATCGTCTGTCAACGACCGGATTTGCGAGTTGGAAAACGATGAACAGCGGCTGGCACTGATGAGGCAGATTGAGCAGATGAAGGTGGCTGGCAACGAAGAGGCGAAGGCGTTCAAGAAAGCGATGAAGGAGGCGAAGGTGGCGCGCGATTTGCGGCGCTATACGGCTGATCCGGACGAGTTGATACAGGAAAGCCAGTATCAGAAAGCCGAATATCGGCGGCTCAAAAAGAGATTGCAAAAGGAAATCAGTGTTTTTGAAAAAGAATTGGCAAAGGCAGATGAAGAAATCTCCCGTCTGAAGACCATGCGAAGGGAGCAGTCGGATGCGCTACAACAGTGGCTGTTTTCTCATTTCGAAATGCTGAATGTGTATGGAGAAAAACGCGACCTACTTGCAATTTTTGCCGATTTCAACGGGAAAATACCACCTTCCGGTGCAGGAGAGTGCTGTGCTCCGAAGTTGCTTCAGTGTGCTTTTTCGAATCATCTTCAGCCAATATGTATGGCAGAATTTTGGTATGGCGCTTCTCCAAAAGCAGAAATCCGCCATCACGGCAATTTCTATCCGGCTTGTCGGGGGAAATGTTTGCCTATATTGAGCTATATGCTGGACAAGAATTTCGCAGTGGAGGAGACGCTTATTACGCGAAAACTGACGTGGCGTTCCAAAATCCTGTCTGCCGTGAAGACCGTCTTGCTTTTCCCCTTCCCGTCGCTTCGTCACAAACTGTTTCCGATTATGTTTCAGTATGAGGACGACTATATCGTCGTCGTGCGTAAGCCAAATGGTTTGTTGACAACTCCGAGCGACACAAAGAAGCGTTCGGTATATAGCTTGATGCGTGAGCGATATCCTTATTGGGACACACCGCTCACCGTCCACCGCCTCGACATGGCGACATCGGGACTGCTCATTCTGGGAAAGACGCGGCAAACCTGTATCGCATTGCAGCGGCAGTTTGAAAACCGAACGGTCGAAAAGCGCTATGTGGCTATCGTTGAGGGCGACGTGCCACAGCAGCGAGGAACGATATCATTGCCCCTCCGCCGGAACGTGCTCGACCGTCCGCGTCAGATTGTCGATTACGAAAACGGAAAGGCGGCACTGACCGAGTATGAGGTGTTGTTGAGAAAGAACGGGCGTACACGGTTGGCGCTCTATCCCCGGACGGGACGAACCCACCAACTTCGGGTGCATTGTGCGCATCGCGACGGACTGGGTTGCCCGATTCTGGGCGACGACCTTTACGGACACAAGGCTGACCGCCTCTACCTTCATGCGGAATACATCGCTTTCGACCATCCCGTCACCGGAGAGCGAATGACGTTTGAGTGGCTTGCAGAGTTTTGA
- a CDS encoding L-rhamnose mutarotase, with translation MKTEGYQQKEHGMRVKRYVQTMELKPDSALIAAYRERHSEGAVWKEILAGIREVGILEMEIYILGTRLVMIVDAPADFDWDTAMARLATLPRQQEWEEYMAEFQQCGKEATSAEKWQLMERMFRLYE, from the coding sequence ATGAAAACAGAAGGTTATCAACAGAAAGAACATGGAATGCGCGTTAAGCGCTATGTGCAGACGATGGAACTGAAGCCCGACAGCGCATTGATTGCCGCCTATCGAGAGCGCCATTCGGAAGGTGCCGTATGGAAAGAAATCCTCGCAGGAATCCGCGAAGTGGGCATATTGGAAATGGAAATCTACATATTGGGCACACGCCTGGTGATGATTGTGGATGCACCTGCCGACTTCGATTGGGACACGGCGATGGCTCGCTTGGCAACACTGCCCCGACAGCAGGAGTGGGAAGAGTATATGGCGGAGTTCCAGCAGTGTGGAAAAGAAGCTACATCGGCGGAGAAGTGGCAGCTGATGGAGCGGATGTTCCGGTTGTATGAATGA
- a CDS encoding DUF4890 domain-containing protein: MKKITLLLTTAIFSATLCMAQQKPERKQMSIEQRTEKMISALQLDDKQAKELKKLNEKYADVLQRPERPHGKGHFGGPRGQRPPQMKQDGDDNIQERPQMKESHQGMPDRPQMSEEEREKMRKKMTEYRKQREEYQKELQDILTETQYKKYQKMQSHHGGGKGHHKGMHQKKNNNE, from the coding sequence ATGAAAAAAATCACATTATTACTGACGACAGCCATATTCAGCGCAACGCTGTGCATGGCACAACAGAAGCCGGAAAGGAAGCAAATGAGCATAGAACAGCGGACTGAAAAGATGATCAGCGCCCTGCAACTGGACGACAAACAGGCAAAAGAACTGAAGAAACTGAATGAAAAGTATGCCGACGTACTGCAGCGACCGGAACGCCCGCACGGAAAAGGTCACTTCGGTGGTCCACGCGGACAACGTCCTCCGCAGATGAAGCAGGACGGTGACGACAACATTCAGGAGCGTCCGCAAATGAAAGAGAGCCATCAGGGAATGCCCGACCGACCGCAGATGAGCGAGGAGGAAAGGGAAAAGATGAGGAAAAAGATGACTGAATACAGGAAACAAAGGGAGGAATATCAGAAAGAACTCCAAGACATACTTACTGAAACACAATATAAAAAGTATCAAAAGATGCAATCTCACCATGGTGGCGGAAAAGGACACCACAAAGGGATGCATCAGAAAAAGAACAATAATGAATAA
- a CDS encoding DUF4878 domain-containing protein, with protein MKKLLGIFAVAAVAVLMGCSDGLKTPSDAAKKGVKCLQEKNWEGYVDMLYFSDKIKPEEVEKTKQQYLGMLKGKMEETLNKTNGIKSYEVLSEEVKDSTAVVKMKITYGDDSTKEEEMKTRLTKDGKWLLDSGK; from the coding sequence ATGAAAAAGTTATTAGGAATTTTTGCCGTAGCGGCAGTAGCAGTGTTGATGGGTTGCAGTGACGGGCTTAAGACGCCGTCGGACGCAGCAAAGAAAGGTGTAAAATGCCTGCAAGAGAAAAACTGGGAGGGCTATGTTGACATGCTCTATTTCAGCGACAAAATCAAGCCGGAAGAAGTTGAGAAGACCAAACAGCAGTATCTGGGCATGCTGAAAGGCAAGATGGAAGAGACGCTCAACAAGACGAACGGTATCAAGTCCTATGAGGTGCTCTCTGAAGAAGTGAAAGATTCCACGGCTGTGGTGAAGATGAAGATTACCTATGGCGACGACAGCACGAAGGAAGAGGAGATGAAAACGCGTCTGACCAAGGACGGTAAGTGGCTTCTCGATTCGGGCAAATAA
- a CDS encoding twin-arginine translocase TatA/TatE family subunit codes for MFTNQLLLFGLGAQEILLIALIVLLLFGGKKIPELMKGLGRGVKSFKEGVNEVDEAVNDTAKDVKESAKETPVMTEQEPKKDE; via the coding sequence ATGTTTACAAATCAGTTGCTGTTGTTCGGTCTTGGAGCACAAGAGATACTTCTCATCGCCCTGATTGTGTTGCTGTTGTTCGGTGGTAAGAAGATTCCCGAACTGATGAAGGGACTCGGACGCGGTGTGAAAAGTTTCAAGGAAGGTGTGAACGAGGTGGACGAGGCGGTGAACGACACCGCGAAAGACGTGAAGGAATCTGCCAAGGAGACGCCTGTCATGACCGAGCAGGAACCTAAGAAGGATGAGTGA
- the tatC gene encoding twin-arginine translocase subunit TatC: protein MSENDASGTFWEHLDVLRGVLLRSLAVVALLAVVAFCFKETLFAVVLAPRSSDFITFRLLGTEPFAVSLMNTGLTEQFMIHMKVAAYAGLLFASPYIIYELFRFVSPALYRVERKRTVQVVGASVTMFLLGTLVNYFLIFPLTVRFLGTYQVSADVTNMLTLQSYMDTLIGMSLVMGVVFELPVVSWMLSRFGILDGKVMRQYRRHAVVAILAVSAIITPTADAFTMLIVALPIWLLYEVSILIVRKGHATPIE, encoded by the coding sequence ATGAGTGAGAACGATGCTTCAGGCACCTTCTGGGAGCATTTGGACGTGCTTCGCGGCGTGTTGCTCCGCTCGTTGGCGGTCGTGGCATTGTTGGCGGTCGTGGCGTTTTGCTTCAAGGAGACCCTGTTTGCCGTTGTGCTGGCACCGCGCAGCAGCGATTTCATCACTTTCCGGCTGTTAGGCACGGAGCCGTTTGCGGTCTCGCTGATGAATACCGGGCTGACCGAGCAGTTCATGATACACATGAAGGTGGCGGCATACGCAGGACTTCTCTTCGCCTCGCCCTATATCATTTATGAGCTGTTCCGCTTCGTGTCGCCGGCACTCTATCGGGTGGAGCGGAAGCGGACGGTGCAGGTGGTAGGCGCATCGGTGACGATGTTTCTGTTAGGGACGTTGGTGAATTATTTCCTGATATTCCCGTTGACGGTCCGGTTTCTCGGCACCTATCAGGTATCGGCTGACGTGACGAACATGCTCACGCTGCAATCGTACATGGACACGCTGATAGGAATGAGCCTGGTGATGGGTGTCGTGTTCGAACTGCCGGTTGTCAGTTGGATGCTGTCGCGCTTCGGAATCCTCGACGGAAAGGTGATGCGGCAATACCGCCGGCATGCTGTCGTGGCGATATTGGCAGTTTCAGCCATCATCACGCCGACAGCCGATGCCTTCACGATGCTGATTGTGGCACTGCCGATATGGTTGCTCTATGAAGTGAGCATCCTGATTGTGAGGAAAGGGCATGCCACGCCAATAGAATAG
- a CDS encoding 4Fe-4S binding protein: MKLKKIRRILAVVFFLCMTLLFLDVTGVLHHWFGWMAKVQLLPAVLALNAAVIIGLVVLTLLFGRIYCSVICPLGVMQDLFAWFGKRAKKNRYSYSKEVAWLRYPMLVVLIAAIFLGIGSLVALLDPYGTFGVIANNLLQPVYQLGNNLLASIAERIDSYAFYHVDVWVKSLPVFLIAAGLFILLFILAWRNGRTYCNTICPVGTVLSFFSRFSLFKIRFDEGKCRQCSKCTKNCKASCIDFKNHKVDHSRCVVCGNCVDVCEFGALSYTPLKKKSTAASLSEAASDGISRRSFLLTTALATTAALAQEKKKVDGEFAKIEDKVAPERQTPLTPPGSLSARNMVRHCTGCQLCVSNCPNGVLRPSSDLLTLMQPLMSYERGYCRPECVRCSEVCPAGAIRPITKEEKSSTQIGHAVWIKKNCLPVTDGVSCGNCARHCPTGAIEMVPMDENDEESPMIPAVNEARCIGCGACENLCPVRPFSAIYVEGHEQHRTI, translated from the coding sequence ATGAAGCTAAAGAAAATCAGAAGAATTCTTGCAGTGGTGTTCTTTTTATGTATGACACTGCTGTTCTTGGACGTGACGGGTGTGCTGCACCACTGGTTCGGTTGGATGGCAAAAGTGCAGTTGCTTCCGGCAGTGCTGGCGCTCAATGCGGCTGTCATCATCGGATTAGTCGTGCTGACACTGTTGTTCGGGCGCATCTATTGCTCGGTGATTTGTCCGCTCGGAGTGATGCAGGACCTTTTCGCATGGTTCGGCAAGCGGGCGAAGAAAAACCGCTATTCCTATTCGAAAGAGGTGGCATGGCTGCGCTATCCCATGCTTGTCGTACTCATAGCCGCCATCTTCTTAGGCATCGGTTCGCTGGTGGCACTGCTTGATCCTTACGGCACTTTCGGCGTGATAGCCAACAATCTCTTGCAGCCGGTCTATCAGTTGGGCAACAACCTGCTGGCTTCCATTGCCGAGCGCATAGACAGCTACGCATTCTATCATGTTGACGTGTGGGTGAAGAGCCTGCCGGTGTTCCTCATTGCTGCCGGTCTGTTCATCCTGCTGTTCATCCTGGCATGGCGCAACGGACGCACCTATTGCAACACCATCTGTCCGGTGGGAACGGTGCTGAGTTTCTTTTCCCGCTTCTCGCTGTTCAAAATACGTTTCGACGAAGGCAAGTGTCGCCAGTGTTCGAAGTGCACGAAAAACTGCAAGGCATCGTGTATCGACTTCAAGAACCACAAGGTGGACCACAGCCGCTGCGTGGTGTGTGGCAACTGTGTGGATGTCTGCGAGTTCGGAGCGCTCTCATACACACCTTTGAAGAAAAAGAGCACAGCAGCTTCGCTTTCAGAAGCGGCTTCGGACGGCATCTCGCGCCGTTCGTTCCTGCTGACCACCGCCCTTGCTACGACGGCAGCCTTGGCGCAAGAGAAAAAGAAGGTGGATGGCGAATTTGCCAAGATTGAAGACAAAGTGGCACCCGAACGCCAGACACCGCTCACACCGCCGGGCTCGCTCAGTGCGCGAAACATGGTGCGCCACTGCACGGGCTGCCAGCTTTGCGTGTCGAACTGTCCGAACGGCGTGTTGCGTCCGTCAAGCGACCTGCTGACGCTCATGCAGCCGCTGATGAGCTACGAGCGCGGTTATTGCCGCCCCGAGTGTGTCCGCTGTTCGGAAGTGTGTCCCGCAGGAGCCATCCGTCCTATCACGAAAGAAGAAAAATCGTCCACACAGATAGGACACGCCGTGTGGATTAAGAAAAACTGTCTGCCGGTTACCGATGGCGTGAGCTGTGGAAACTGCGCCCGCCACTGTCCGACCGGAGCTATTGAGATGGTGCCGATGGACGAGAACGACGAGGAGTCACCCATGATTCCGGCAGTCAACGAGGCACGCTGCATCGGCTGCGGAGCCTGCGAGAATCTCTGTCCCGTGCGTCCGTTCTCAGCCATCTACGTAGAGGGACACGAACAGCACCGCACCATATAA
- a CDS encoding aldo/keto reductase produces MKKEDKNISRRNFLKIFGAGTVATGLTLAGCKKSEESVIDDYKKQVEPPKGKMTFRTNPKTGDKVSLLGFGMMRLPDTGGKAIGRESDDPIDQEMVNRLVDYAIEHGVNYFDTSPAYCKGMSENSTGIALSRHPRNKYFVATKLSNFSEETWSREESIKMYRNSFKELRVDYIDYYLLHSVGQGGMERFSARYLDNGMLDFVLAERKAGRIKNLGFSYHGDIEVFDYLLSRHDECQWDFVQIELNYLDWEWADEINDRNTDAVYLYNELQKRGIPSVIMEPLLGGRLANVPQYLAKEMKQRDPEHSIASWAFRYAGSPEGVLTVLSGMTYMEHLKDNLLSYCPLKPVTEDEKKFLYHIAEELVGVETIPCNDCKYCMPCPYGVDIPGIFVHYNKCKNEGTLPRQVKDETYDKLRRDYLIGLDRAVPKLRQANHCIGCGRCEVHCPQNIRIPRELRKIDEYVEKLKQGTF; encoded by the coding sequence ATGAAAAAGGAAGATAAAAATATATCCCGCCGAAACTTCTTGAAGATATTCGGTGCCGGAACAGTAGCCACAGGACTCACGCTTGCCGGATGCAAGAAGTCGGAAGAATCCGTTATCGATGATTATAAAAAGCAGGTGGAACCACCGAAAGGCAAAATGACTTTCCGCACCAATCCCAAGACGGGTGATAAGGTGTCGCTCCTTGGGTTTGGAATGATGCGACTGCCCGACACCGGCGGCAAAGCCATCGGACGCGAGAGTGACGACCCCATCGACCAAGAGATGGTCAATCGTCTTGTGGACTATGCCATCGAGCATGGCGTCAACTATTTCGACACGTCGCCCGCCTACTGTAAGGGAATGTCGGAAAACAGTACGGGCATAGCCCTCAGTCGCCACCCGCGCAACAAATATTTCGTTGCCACCAAGTTGTCGAACTTCAGTGAGGAGACGTGGAGCCGCGAGGAGTCTATCAAGATGTATCGCAACTCGTTCAAGGAACTGCGTGTGGATTACATCGACTATTACCTGCTCCATTCCGTAGGGCAGGGAGGCATGGAGCGTTTCTCTGCGCGCTATCTGGACAACGGCATGCTCGACTTCGTGCTGGCTGAACGCAAGGCTGGACGCATCAAGAATCTCGGCTTCTCCTACCATGGCGATATCGAGGTGTTCGACTACCTCCTCTCCCGCCATGACGAGTGCCAGTGGGACTTTGTGCAGATAGAGCTCAACTACCTCGACTGGGAGTGGGCTGACGAAATCAACGACCGCAATACCGATGCCGTCTATCTCTACAATGAACTGCAGAAGCGGGGCATCCCGTCGGTCATCATGGAGCCGCTGCTCGGAGGCAGACTGGCAAACGTGCCGCAGTATCTGGCAAAGGAAATGAAGCAGCGCGACCCGGAGCACAGCATCGCGTCGTGGGCATTCCGCTATGCCGGTTCGCCCGAAGGTGTGCTGACCGTGCTCAGCGGCATGACCTACATGGAGCATCTGAAAGACAACCTGCTGTCTTATTGTCCGCTGAAACCCGTCACCGAAGACGAGAAGAAGTTCCTCTACCACATAGCTGAGGAGCTCGTCGGCGTGGAGACCATTCCGTGCAACGACTGCAAATACTGCATGCCGTGTCCTTACGGAGTCGATATCCCCGGCATTTTCGTGCATTATAATAAGTGTAAGAATGAGGGAACGCTGCCCCGACAGGTGAAAGACGAGACGTACGACAAACTCCGTCGCGACTATCTGATAGGGCTCGACCGCGCCGTGCCCAAACTGCGACAGGCTAACCACTGCATCGGCTGCGGCAGGTGTGAGGTGCATTGTCCGCAAAACATCCGCATACCGCGCGAACTGCGAAAGATAGACGAGTACGTGGAGAAACTCAAGCAAGGCACGTTCTAA
- a CDS encoding DUF1893 domain-containing protein, which produces MRTLIQQLREGDYSLVVRSRKEVMTFTKPGVADLLDLLNHEPHVLRGALVADKVVGKAAAALLVLGLVGEVYAEVISTPAREYLEEFMIPVTFMLEVPFVMNRTNDGWCPMEKLAFTEFNPRKIKKKIEEFIESKP; this is translated from the coding sequence ATGCGAACACTCATCCAACAGCTTCGCGAAGGCGACTATTCCCTTGTGGTCAGGTCACGGAAAGAGGTCATGACGTTCACTAAACCGGGCGTTGCCGACCTGCTCGACCTGCTCAACCACGAACCGCATGTGCTCAGAGGTGCGCTGGTTGCCGACAAGGTAGTGGGCAAGGCTGCCGCAGCCCTGCTCGTTCTCGGACTGGTAGGCGAGGTTTATGCCGAAGTCATCAGTACACCGGCGCGTGAATATCTGGAAGAATTTATGATACCCGTCACTTTTATGCTCGAGGTTCCCTTCGTGATGAACCGCACAAACGACGGCTGGTGCCCGATGGAAAAGCTCGCTTTCACCGAGTTCAACCCGCGGAAAATCAAAAAGAAGATAGAAGAATTTATAGAAAGTAAACCGTAG
- a CDS encoding ECF transporter S component: METTVKFKTLSCRESRTYLFAAVFVLGNMLLPQLCHLVPQGGLVWLPIYFFTLIGAYKYGWQVGLLTAVASPLLNSWLFGMPPSPVLPIILVKSVALALAAALVAKRTQTATILTLILVVVAYQLAGSLFEWAYTGSLSAALQDVRLGIPGLLLQVFGGWLILRKI; encoded by the coding sequence ATGGAAACGACCGTAAAATTTAAGACGCTGAGTTGCAGGGAGTCAAGGACCTATCTCTTTGCTGCAGTTTTTGTGTTGGGAAACATGTTGCTTCCCCAGTTATGTCACTTGGTGCCACAGGGCGGACTGGTATGGCTGCCCATCTATTTCTTCACGCTCATCGGCGCCTATAAATATGGTTGGCAGGTGGGACTGCTGACTGCCGTTGCCTCGCCGCTGCTCAACTCGTGGCTGTTTGGCATGCCGCCGTCGCCGGTGCTCCCGATTATTCTCGTGAAGTCTGTGGCGCTGGCATTGGCTGCCGCTCTGGTGGCAAAGCGCACGCAGACGGCGACCATCCTGACGCTCATCCTGGTTGTGGTGGCTTACCAGCTCGCCGGTTCGCTCTTCGAATGGGCATATACGGGCAGTCTTTCGGCGGCTCTGCAAGACGTTCGTCTCGGCATCCCGGGACTGTTGCTGCAAGTGTTCGGCGGCTGGCTGATTCTTAGGAAGATTTAA
- the xerA gene encoding site-specific tyrosine recombinase/integron integrase gives MESSKKTGRNIIKAYQQYLRLQRGYSAHTLNAYMLDLEKLLHYLEGEQIDFRQVTLDHLQNFVASLHDIGIGARSQCRILSGLRSFYNFLVIEGEVTDDPTELLESPKIGEHLPEVLSTEEIDLLESSIDLSKWEGHRNRAIIETLFSCGLRVSELTNLKLSDLYREDKFLRIVGKGKKERLVPISDRALHELSLWFQVRNEMSIKPGEEDYVFLNRRGAHLTRTMILIMIKRQAAEAGIKKNISPHTLRHSFATALLEGGADLRVIQALLGHESIGTTEIYTHIDTSTLRREILEHHPRNIKNAETEA, from the coding sequence ATGGAAAGCAGCAAGAAAACGGGACGGAATATCATCAAGGCATACCAACAGTATCTGCGCCTGCAACGCGGCTATTCGGCACACACGCTGAATGCCTACATGCTCGATTTGGAGAAATTGCTGCACTATTTGGAGGGAGAACAGATTGATTTCCGACAGGTGACGCTCGACCACTTGCAGAACTTCGTCGCTTCCCTGCACGACATCGGCATCGGAGCACGCTCGCAATGCCGCATACTCAGCGGACTGCGCTCGTTCTACAACTTTCTCGTCATCGAGGGCGAGGTGACCGACGACCCTACCGAACTGCTGGAATCGCCCAAAATCGGCGAACACCTGCCCGAAGTGCTCTCCACCGAAGAAATCGACCTGCTCGAAAGTTCCATCGACCTTTCAAAATGGGAAGGACATCGCAACCGCGCCATTATCGAGACACTCTTCTCATGCGGGCTGCGCGTATCGGAGCTCACCAACCTGAAACTGTCCGACCTCTACCGCGAAGACAAGTTCCTGCGCATCGTGGGAAAGGGAAAGAAAGAGCGCCTCGTGCCCATCTCCGACCGTGCTTTGCACGAGCTGAGCCTGTGGTTCCAGGTGCGCAACGAGATGAGTATCAAGCCGGGAGAAGAAGACTACGTGTTTCTCAACCGGCGGGGTGCCCACCTCACACGCACCATGATTCTCATCATGATTAAGCGACAGGCTGCGGAAGCAGGCATCAAGAAAAACATCTCGCCCCACACCCTGCGCCACTCCTTCGCCACAGCACTGCTCGAGGGAGGTGCCGACCTGCGCGTCATACAGGCATTGCTCGGGCACGAGAGCATCGGAACCACCGAAATCTACACCCACATCGACACGTCCACCCTCCGACGCGAGATTCTCGAACACCATCCGAGGAATATCAAAAATGCTGAAACGGAAGCGTGA
- the aroQ gene encoding type II 3-dehydroquinate dehydratase, which yields MRIQIINGPNLNLLGRREPSVYGSESFEDYLAVLQSAYPDVEMAYYQSNVEGELVNKLQEVGFSCDGIILNAGAYTHTSVALHDCIRAIDVPVVEVHISNIYAREDFRHTSLISAACAGVVCGFGMDSYRLALEALKGMKR from the coding sequence ATGAGAATACAGATTATCAACGGACCTAACCTGAACCTGCTCGGGCGTCGTGAGCCGTCGGTCTATGGCAGCGAATCGTTCGAAGACTATTTGGCGGTGTTGCAGTCGGCATACCCTGACGTGGAGATGGCTTATTATCAGAGCAATGTGGAGGGAGAGCTGGTGAACAAGCTGCAGGAAGTGGGATTCTCCTGCGACGGAATCATCCTGAACGCCGGTGCCTACACACACACCAGCGTGGCACTGCACGACTGCATCCGCGCCATCGACGTGCCTGTGGTGGAGGTACACATATCTAATATATACGCGCGCGAGGACTTCCGCCACACGTCGCTCATCTCAGCCGCGTGTGCCGGAGTGGTCTGCGGGTTCGGAATGGACAGCTATCGCCTGGCACTCGAGGCGCTGAAAGGGATGAAGCGATGA
- a CDS encoding O-methyltransferase, whose product MTGGRLLEQYVLEHIDAEGDYLHRLWRATNVELLHGRMASGHLQGRLLKMLVHMIRPQNVLEVGTFSGYSAICMAEGLPEDGKVYTFEINDEMEDFARRWISGSAVAERIDFRIGDAIVEAPRLGITFDMVFIDGDKRTYVEAYEMALSVVRTGGFILADNTLWDGHVVDEAYDHDRQTQGIEAFNDHVAADSRVEKVILPLRDGLTLIRKK is encoded by the coding sequence ATGACAGGTGGCAGACTTCTTGAGCAGTATGTGCTGGAGCATATTGATGCCGAGGGCGACTATCTGCATCGGCTTTGGCGTGCCACGAATGTGGAACTGCTGCACGGACGCATGGCAAGCGGTCATCTGCAGGGGCGGCTGTTGAAAATGCTCGTGCACATGATTCGTCCGCAGAACGTGCTGGAAGTGGGCACCTTCAGTGGCTATTCTGCCATCTGCATGGCGGAAGGACTGCCCGAAGACGGCAAGGTCTATACGTTCGAAATCAACGATGAAATGGAGGATTTTGCACGCCGGTGGATTTCCGGTTCGGCAGTTGCCGAGCGGATTGACTTCCGCATCGGCGATGCGATTGTCGAAGCCCCTCGCCTGGGCATTACGTTCGACATGGTGTTTATCGACGGCGACAAGCGAACCTATGTCGAGGCTTACGAGATGGCGCTGTCGGTGGTGCGCACGGGCGGCTTTATCCTTGCCGACAATACGCTGTGGGACGGACATGTGGTGGACGAGGCGTATGACCACGACCGCCAGACGCAAGGCATTGAGGCGTTCAACGACCATGTGGCAGCCGACAGCAGGGTGGAAAAAGTGATTCTCCCCTTGCGCGACGGACTGACGCTCATCAGGAAGAAATAG
- a CDS encoding HIT family protein has translation MTIFSKIAAGEIPSYKCAESDKFYAFLDISPVAKGHTLVIPRHEVDYIFDMDDDELAEFQLFAKKVATALKSAFPCRKVAQIVLGLEVPHAHIHLIPMQTEGDADFRKEKLKLSEEEFKDIAGKIYAEFQKL, from the coding sequence ATGACTATCTTTTCGAAAATCGCAGCAGGAGAGATTCCCAGCTATAAATGTGCCGAAAGCGACAAGTTCTATGCGTTTCTCGACATCAGCCCCGTAGCCAAAGGGCACACGCTGGTCATTCCACGCCATGAGGTGGATTACATCTTCGACATGGACGACGACGAACTGGCTGAGTTCCAACTCTTTGCAAAGAAAGTGGCAACGGCTTTGAAAAGCGCGTTCCCTTGCAGGAAAGTGGCACAAATCGTGCTCGGACTGGAAGTGCCGCACGCACACATCCACCTCATCCCCATGCAGACAGAGGGGGATGCTGACTTCCGCAAGGAAAAGCTCAAGCTCTCCGAAGAGGAGTTCAAGGATATTGCCGGGAAGATTTACGCAGAATTTCAGAAACTATAA